From one Ctenopharyngodon idella isolate HZGC_01 chromosome 15, HZGC01, whole genome shotgun sequence genomic stretch:
- the LOC127495716 gene encoding gastrula zinc finger protein XlCGF57.1-like isoform X1, producing MEFIKEEEDVSDPEPSRIKDEDTEEQIDQVEVKQQREEENEEEEKHHNFKTQRTNTKTLHTCPQCGKSFTQKGNLKTHLRIHTGEKPYTCTQCGKSFQYIGTLKTHLRFHTGEKPYTCTQCGKSFTQKGHLKTHLRFHIGENSYTCIQCGKSFTQKGHLKTHLRIHTGEKPYTCTQCGKSFRYKRTLKGHLIIHTAEKPYTCTQCGKSFQYERNLKTHLRFHNGDKPYTCTQCGKSYTEKGTLKTHLRIHNGDKPFNCDQCGKKFISSSHLKNHLNVHSDKKPYVCSLCGKCFSWLNSFKLHQKTHNEVRDHECFDCGKSFTTAEYLKQHQIVHTGEKPYKCSYCDKSFTQPGNLKSHERVHTGEKPYHCTQCEKSFTYLTDLNYHLRIHSGEKPFKCDQCGKKFISSSHLKDHLKVHSDERPYVCSLCGKSFSWLNSFKQHQKTHNEVRDHECLECGKSFTRADCLKLHQRIHTGEKPYKCSYCDKSFAQSGTLKKHERVHTGEKPYHCTQCGERFTQSNNLMTHIKKHCSVSQIQIFQVNLVRYT from the exons atggagtttattaaagaggaggaAGACgtgagtgatccagaaccatccagaataaaagatGAAGATACCGAGGAACAAATAG ACCAGGTGGAAGTGAAACAGCAAAGAGAAGAAGAGAATGAAGAGGAGGAGAAACATCATAACTTTAAAACTCAAAGAACAAACACCAAAACACTGCacacctgccctcagtgtggaaagagtttcacacaaaaaggaaaccttaaaacacacttaagaattcacactggagagaaaccgtatacctgcactcagtgtggaaagagtttccaaTATATAGGAACCCTTAAAACGCACTTAAGgtttcacactggagagaaaccgtatacatgcactcagtgtggaaagagtttcacacaaaaaggacaccttaaaacACACTTAAGGTTTCACATTGGAGAGAATTCGTATACATGcattcagtgtggaaagagtttcacacaaaaaggacaccttaaaacACACttaagaattcacactggagagaaaccgtatacatgcactcagtgtgggaagagtttccgATATAAACGAACCCTTAAAGGACACTTAATAATTCACACTGCAGAGAAACCgtatacatgcactcagtgtggaaagagtttccaaTATGAAAGAAACCTTAAAACACACTTAAGATTTCACAATGGAGACAAACCTtatacatgcactcagtgtgggaagagttacACAGAAAAAGGAACCCTTAAAACACACTTAAGAATTCACAATGGAGACAaaccatttaactgtgatcagtgtggaaaaaagtttatttcatcGTCACATCTAAAAAATCACCTGAACGTTCATTCAGATAAGaagccttatgtgtgttctctctgtggaaagtgtttttcatggctgaacagttttaaactgcaccagaaaacacataatGAAGTGAGAGATCATGAGTGCTTTGattgtgggaagagctttactacaGCTGAGTATCTGAAACAGCACCAAatagttcatactggagaaaaaccttacaagtgctcatattgtgacaagagtttcactcaGCCTGGAAACCTGAAATCACACGagcgagttcatactggagagaagccgtaccactgtactcagtgtgagaagagtttcACATATTTGACTGATCTTAATTATCATCTGCgcattcactctggagaaaaaccattcaagtgtgatcagtgtggaaaaaaGTTCATTTCATCATCACATCTAAAAGATcacctgaaagttcattcagatgagaggccttatgtgtgttctctctgtggaaagagtttttcatggctgaacagttttaaacagcaccagaaaacacataatGAAGTGAGAGATCATGAGTGTTTGGaatgtgggaagagctttactaGAGCTGACTGTCTAAAACTgcaccaaagaattcatactggagaaaaaccttacaagtgctcatattgtgacaagagtttcgCTCAGTCTGGAACTCTGAAAAAACATGagcgagttcatactggagagaagccgtaccacTGTACTCAGTGTGGAGAGAGATTCACCCAATCAAATAATCTAATGACTCATATTAAAAAGCATTGTTCTGTGTCACAGATCCAAATCTTTCAAGTAAATCTTGTGAGATACACATAA